The following nucleotide sequence is from Solea senegalensis isolate Sse05_10M linkage group LG19, IFAPA_SoseM_1, whole genome shotgun sequence.
atgacaaaacaaaatgtttatctTGTATATGACACAGTTTCTGTAAATGATCCAAAATTCCAGTTCATTTTCATTAACTCCTGTGAAACGTTTCTGGAATTTTGAACGCGGGACTTTTCCTCCCTGATTCCACCCGAGACCTTTAGTCTCAGACTGAACTACTTTAACTCTCATATTAGCCTCTTTTAGTGATCCTAATGTGAGTTTCATGTCATTTCTTGAGACCTCACGAACTGTGAAATTAAGATTCatgccagcagagggcgcaatTAGCAGACCAAGTATATCAATTGAAAGGTAATTAATGGCAAAGCTGGTTCTGGGCTGTACAGACCCCtggaatttatttttaaagcgtCACCTCCAGGGCTCCGTAGAGTTGAAATTGTATGTGAGGAAAAAtggttctttgtttttgttggtgacTTAAAACATGAATGTCACATAAACTTGCTGATAATGTACAAAAAAAGTGTAAACCACGAAAAAGAGTTGTTttatacttattattataaGTCGACTATTGTTCGCGaacctgttgttttttcacGTTGATGAAAATGCACTGAACTATGCAAAACTGTCCTTTTCAATCAGATCTACAgttatatttgaaataaaaacaacagaccaAAATCTGAAAGATTTCAGGAGGAGATGAGAAACTGTGTCGACCAGGCTTCTAAGTAGAAAACAGCACAGTTCTGTGTGCCCTACAGGGGAAGTCCTGGTGGACACACTCAGTATTACAGTACTAGACCCTCTGTCCTGATGTTAGTAGGCAGACAGGGAGAAGGCAGCTAGCCAGCAGATAGTGGATGGCGGGTGTGTGGCTGTTTTCTCTCCTACCATGGAGTTGACGCTCAGCCTAGTGTATCCCGAGCTCATCTCCTTTACCTCAGGCACCAGGGGCTGGAGCAGAGAGTAGGAGGAGGACGGGGCTGCGCTGGAGGAGGACACGTGTTTGTTGGAGGAGGAGTTCCTCATGCTTTGCTGGCTGCTCTGGGAGGACACTGAGCTGGGACGTCCCTGCTGAAACACACACGGCACAAACCTTCTTAGGAGGGACAGCAAACGTCATAAAATGCCAAAGCTCAAGTCCACAAGGCAAAATGATTCCGCTTTAATAATTCCTTtcttttatggagcaaagaacccagaaatattcacatttatgaagctgaaaactcATCAAAAAATCATCAAACCAGAAACATAAAGATAGCAGTCAGTTTCCAACTTCACAATAATGTCCATTTTTTGGAAACAGCCAGCAAGCGTGTCCACATACAGtctaattgatttattttgcctGCCACAagggagagtgtgtgttactgtagtCACTCACACTCCTGGCTCCACAGAGTCCACATGGCTAGAGTCTCAGCTTAATCACGGCTCCCTCCAAAAACAGTTAAGGATCCATTTAGACACTGAATAATATAGgtataatcattttaaagtaaGAATCATTTGGGTTTTATAGCGTTTCATATGTACTTTAAGCAAGGGTGTTGTTTTACAGCCTGACAGACAGAAGGAGAACTTTAATCATCCTTTTTGGTACACAAAAGGCcactgtttgttacaatctgtagtctcaccattagatgtcccTCATTCTAACACGAGGGACGTTTAAATTAGATGTGGAAAAACTTCAGTTCAATTTACTGATCTCTTGGTTAGTCAACATTGTCAAAAATCAGtaatgaaattaatttaatgtcAGTTACGACTACATTTTTCACTGTAGACCAGAAAAGCTAGTTTCAGGTAatagttttgtatgttttcGTGAAACAAGATGTTTCGAGTGAAACATCTTACTTTCTAcctagcatttttttttttttcaaataaaaaattctTGATCATGATTCCTTGGCTCACCAAAAAACAgacagtagtttttttttcccccttggatttaaatttgaaataaaaaatgatactgaagtgtttttatttatcttttgtaTCTTAAACAGCAGCATTGTTTAATATATttgaataatgtgtttttattgaccTAGTTATTTTTGGCACATGCCCAAAATAAGCCACTGAGTAAATTGTGTGATTGACTAATCGTTTCAATAACCGATGACTAGTCGACTATCAGAATAGTCATTAGTTACAGCCATGCTCTATTAACTTATGTCACACTTTCAAGCAGACTTAAACCGGCTAACAGCCGCTTCATTTTCCACCGTCTCAGAAGAGAGACAACTGCCGTTTAACCATTTGACGGCAACAATTCACTGtaattgtatttcatttataattatgATGTCCTACATCGCTGTTATTCCCATTGAAATAtgtaaaagggaaataaaaaatcaaatgtatttgtCATATTTGAAGTTTAAGGCAGATTGTTGCTCAAGattgaaaatgacatgaaacatCCATATGGTCCCGTCCCTGCCCCGGTGACACCACCCATCACGTCTACCTGGTGGGGGTCAGGCTGGCTGCCACCTTGACCTCCCTGAGACATCGGTGACACGCAGTGGGAGGGAAGTGTGTCTTGCTGGCCGTgtccactgtgctgctgctgctgctgcatcatggAGTTTGCGTTGTtgtgtcgctgctgctgctgctgccgacgGGCGTTGTTGGCGAAATTGGAACGACGGCTGCCAGActggagggaagaggagggcgaacagagacagaagaacAGGGCGAAGAGGGGTGAGTTCAGTGTTCGCCGCGTCGTCGTGACACAAACATCTTCACAAAAGCAGATCAGACACAGTGCAGAGGAGACGTGACAGATGAACGTGATGACCTGTCGTTTTACTCTCTCTTCAGTGTAAGTGTGTGGTGTTCGTGTGTCTGACTGAAACTCATCACCTCTCACTAACCTAACTGTCTTTAAACCTATTAATATGACTGGATGGGGTGATCAAAtccaacacacatacacacacacacacacacacaaatactctcACAAATATTTACCAAATGACCTGAGTCTACATTCTGTAACTATGGTAACTATGACAACAGATGCTGGCCCTGTCAATTTGTCCCCAACCCAGCGAGGTTTAGTCATTTTGCTTCTCCTCAAGATTTAGAGCTACAAGCTCGACCTCAAAGCTTTAGACaaggaaattatttttttattattgtacaaTTTACAACTTGGGTATTAGCCTTTTATTTTGGACCATCATTCATTTTCAGACAGGATACAGGTTTATGGACTAAAAGCACTGCTGAGACAGTGGGATAGATAAGAGATGGAGGTGAACACGcaggtttttcttctctgcGTTTTGGGAGACCTGCAACTGGATTTTTAGAAAACGGGTCCCTCTGAGGGAAAATTTCAAAACGCCACCTTTGCTTTCTTGTAGACAAAGAATACGATAAAACCATGATGTCAATTGTCAACTCGGGCTGAACAATTTATCGAAATTACATGGAAATCGCAATACAGCTCACAGCAATTTTCAagccaaaatatcattttagatgaattactatttcacatcttattctacagactgaagagaacatctttgtttctcacagagctgcacaaatatcacacattaatcttttttttgaatgaacatGAGAATAACGACGTAAAAATAACCATTCCCTCTGAAATCGCAATCGcgtttcctgtcaaaataaccgcaattagatatttattcaaaatcgtttaTTCAAAATCAAAGCCCTATCCCGCCTCTCTCTTACACTGATGTTGActgttgtcatcatcattctcttgtgtttggagattttTTGGCAATGTAGCCAACTACAGTCACGGGAAAGTAACTAAAGACGGCCTGAAAAGACGTTAGATATAAGACAACGCCTATGAGACAACTCTACAGAACACTGACAACAAAATGtccatgtgttcattttatgCAGACGAATAAAGTCGACACATTTAGATTGATTTTTTAGGAGTCTTAAAAAAGACGGAAACCACTTTGTTTTAACCAGACGGCAGATCACTGTCAGATGACTGTAAATTTCGGGTGAACTGGGAAGATGAACACAACAAAAGGAATGTAGACTACCCTGTGCTTTAATGTGCACCTTCATTTTCACTTCCAAGATAATCTGTTCTAATACAAAGGATGTGTCGAGTCATGTGTGGACACCTGCTTTAAAGCTGTGCTCACTGGTCAGGGGCAGGTGAACCCAAAAATGTGTTGTGGACCCCTGAAGAGCATGTAATGAGAAGAGACTCACAACATATACTGGGAGTAGAGCAACAATGGAGCCAGCTCCAACTGTTTGTTGACCAGAACCTCAACTTTCAACTCTAACAACTGTAATGGCgaatttccactggctctactcgccacgCCACGGTTCTACTTAGGtaactatgcgatgattggtcagactgtcggccactgactggccagagtgccgtcacaggaagagacatcgcACACTGAAATCAAACCGAACAGCACCAACTGTAGaaaagttaaaactacttaatcctaaaaacgtgggttaatctccaacaactaccagggaaatctctatatttaacagaggagtctggtgtatttagggacagcactgccgaccacgagtgccatcacaggccgctgccgctgtagtctgtgctctggagacgtgtggacagaaatcacacacacacactgtgtgtcacgtataaaacaaagtcaccacagtttcacgcagtcgtgcagtgatgactccgcccacgttaagtaggtactttatTTGTAATGCAGACGCAATCTAATCGTGCCGTGTCGAGCTAGTGGAAATGCACCATATGTGGTTACGCTCAACTCATAATACGGAATCATGATATAGATTAAAGCCACCAATGattgtaaatgaaatgatttagGCGATGAATGGATCTTCCCAGTCCAGACATATGCTATAAATAATAAACTAGTTTGGAAATATGAGTCTTTCAGTGAAACATAAAAACTCATAGTGAGAAATGAGTCCCAAGTTGTGGGTCaaatttgttttccttgttgCAATTCTGTGCATGGGACTTAAATTGTGACGTCACATCTGAAATCGCTTGCAGGTCCTTCCTGCAGCTAAACCTCacctgcctcacacacacacacacacaacacgcatgacgcgcacacacacacacacacacacaagcacgcacgCTCATGCTCAAACCAACCTGGTGTTTGGCCACGGCGCTGCAGCGGTGCTGGGCCAGGTCCAGCATGGTTCGGTAGCTCTTAAAGCAGGACGGGCAGTTGAACCGGTTCTTATGAACCAACcccaagtgcacacacacacagacagaagcacgcacacacacacagacacacacacgtcattggATTACTATACTTGTGTATATGTGTCAGATCTGTGGCAGATTTTagccctgacctttgacctaaaCTTAGCCTAAGCCTGGTCTAACCCTAGCTCCACAGGCCCACtgtcatcacagcacagctgcaaATCAAGCTCTGCCCAGAAGGCTGATTGTAACTGTAGCtgaagagaggacagagagtcCAGAGGAATGGGctacaacatgtttacatgcacatttCAAAGCAGACCATACCACATATACATGGACATGCATGCATACGCACCCACACTCCAGTTTTTCTCTTAAAGCCAACCATCTGTGCAGCAATGTtaccacaaaaataaaaaaacagagtcCACTGtagaattaaatcaaattaagaGCAAAAATGTCCTACAATTGACAAACTGATGGTTTGTCGTGCTAAAGGTTTGCTACACAAACAGAGAATTATCATGTTTTCATGACACAAAGGGTACATTTGGAGCAGcagtaatgtgtgtttgtctttacaCACGTcaacttattatttattaacacGTGTACACATGCACCAATTAGTGAGAATGAATTTGACCCATCCTTTTTACACTagtcagtgaacacacacacacacgcacgccggGCGCAGGAGCAGTGTCTGCGCCTGGGATGCAATAGGGAAGTAGGGGCCTTGCTCATGGGCACCTCAGCCCTTGACCCGTCCTgcgatttgaaccagcgaccctccgCTTATAAGCCATACAATAGCGTGTGACTTCACTTGCAGCCAacattgttgttgatatggcagcGCACAAGATGTGACGCCATTGTGGTGAAAATCtctgcagaagaagagggggaggtgacATAAGGGTGATGAACGACTGCGACCGCATACTGATGGGATGTGGATGTGGACACAGGTGGCGCACGTTAACACCAGGTGTGAGTGCATGTGGTGGAGCACGATCCAATCACAGTAGAcgcattctaatgccaggtgtaaaggggatCATGGACTGTgtggtttgactgtttttgaaCCCGCCCATCGCCTGAGCTTTCAAACACCAGCTCGACTTTTCAGTTAAACCCAACTGTGTGGATCCTTTCTTTAAACAGAAAAGCTGGGATGTTGAGAGACGTCATAGGACAGGACCAGTGTCATCTGACAGAAAGGTGAGATTAACTCAGATACAGTGGCTGTAAGCTGTACTAGTTTGCCTCACTGAGTGTTGGATGTGGACAGAAGCTTTAAAATTGTATGCGTTTCAAACAAGGCATTGTTCTCATTTCAGACAGTGACGGCCTTTACTGCTGCAACAGAGCATGGCTCAATCCTGAAGAGTCtggcagacagagacagacatatttaaaaataacgCCGTGATCGGGGGTTGCCAATTGAGGATGTGCTACCTCTTTAAGATTTCTTTGAACATGGTTTTTGGATGTTTGGTACGGCACAACATctttttcaaattaaaggtacatttaaaaatatattatttatggcaATTTTCAAAAGGCAGCGCAGATGTAAAATGGAGCGGCAGCTTTGCAGCAGACAAACAATAGAGTGGCCCAGTCACACGTGCAGGACAGGCCATCATCACAGCCTGACCAGACTTAATCTTCCACACACATGGCACAGTCATAATCTCCCTCATTAAAAACAGTTGTATTATGGTAGTTTTTTCCCCAGAGTTTTGCCATTTGTTACGTTTCAAATTAGACTGATTAATGTGCCTCGGAACTTCAATGCATAAACGAGCTTATGAAGTTGAAATCAAAATGTGCTGCTACAAGGTTGAGTGCTAGCGCTGGACAGAGAAAAAGCAGTCCAGGTGAGCCGTCTAACACAAACCTTAACATTACACACTGAAAGGCTGCTGCCTCTCCTCAGAAAGTCACCACATGGCCCAAGTGCAGTGCCTCCTTCAGGCTCACACAAGTAATCAATCATTCCACTTTCTCGATAGAAAAgaaatattgtattattgtgttagtctgacaaAAGCTGGGCTGGGTTTCCTGCACAAGCAGAACAgtccctcccccccccccccccccccgaGGAACTTCTAACAGAAGAATCAGACGAtaactaaagaaaaacacagctaaACTCACGACTGACAAGGAGAACAACTTTATGCAATGTCAGCCTAAAGAACTagatattttaaagttcatggatggtaggaagactcCAAATGGCGCTCCACATGTTAAACCAGACTCTGTCCAACACTAACAAACTGTACAAGGTGTTTTGGCTGATGTAGCAAAGCGGAGGtggacacatttcattcaataaatctaTTTCTCACTAGTGTCTGTATACTGGGACAAAAACAGCACCTGCCTCCCGTGAGACACTCAATcgtgcagtgtttgtgttctctggAAGACGTGACAGTGTGTGACCACAAGAGTGTCATGTTCAGATCACAGCCAATCAGAATTTGGAGCCATCTTGTTTTGTAAAcatggggagggagggagggaggggggagggactGACATGAATTAAGTTGGACAAGCGACCAGAACAACAAAGAACCAGGATGCTTGCATCACGACACAGGAGTGCCACTTCATTCTCTCATCAGGATTTAACCACATTTTccctcttttgttttgtaagCAGAAAGTAGTTGCTATATTAATGTGTGTATACTCTGCTATACATAAGTATTACAGaaatagttcagggtttttttaaagtggctaccagcagggacagaaagaaaatcagcaCTTTTAGCTCAAACTTTCTTACTATGGACTTAAGTGTTGCAgagagagtggtttacaaacttgtttccagacagaaaaggCGAGTGAGACATCACTGTGAGAAAAGAGGCTAACACTTTCTTAAATAGACCTAGATTTGATCAAGTGAGCCTTCTGTAAAACATGTCTTCTATCCGTCcatgctggcagccatgttagcATTGTTAGCATTGAGAGTGGGTGATAATTCGTCAACaactcatacaaccacactttaaaagaACCAAAGTGTTTCCCTAGAACAGGAGCACAAGGCTGCTAGAAGCTGTGATTCCTAAGCTTTTAAGTAGCTGACACAagcttaaacaaaaacaatcacagtaTACTTCATTCAGATATAAAATATGCAGGCTCTCGCgtgttttgcttttaaaagaCTCACAGAGTTAGACAACAGGCAGCGCTGCAAACTCATCATTCAACCATCATGCTCTCCTGTCAGTGCATGCCGTCACACAGACCCACCTGGCTACTGCCAGCAGCTGTGCAGCGGTGCTGGGCCAACTCCAGCATGGTCCTGTAGCTCTTGCAGCACGAAGGGCAGTCGAAGCGGTTGGGCCCGTCGTCGTGGATCCTCTGGTGGTTCCGCAGGTACCGGGCCAGGCGGAAGGCCTTCCCACACAAGTCGCACATGTAGCGCTTCTGACCGTGGATTCGCATGTGGTTGCGAAGAGACATGTAGTTGGTGTAAGGTTTG
It contains:
- the LOC122785312 gene encoding zinc finger protein 646-like isoform X4, which encodes MYARTNTGSSHGDFQDRNGVNYVTSTESFAHCSQLFWKKDPNDSGPSSTINWCDQLPSSSAALTSSSLSSTSLSTSSLSMESRAPVSASTTAVDDMEDSDERPYVCDLCTCAYKHASSLLNHKLTHRTGDFKCDFCSKPYTNYMSLRNHMRIHGQKRYMCDLCGKAFRLARYLRNHQRIHDDGPNRFDCPSCCKSYRTMLELAQHRCTAAGSSQMVGFKRKTGVWSGSRRSNFANNARRQQQQQRHNNANSMMQQQQQHSGHGQQDTLPSHCVSPMSQGGQGGSQPDPHQQGRPSSVSSQSSQQSMRNSSSNKHVSSSSAAPSSSYSLLQPLVPEVKEMSSGYTRLSVNSMPKHQEAFSLAPQRPLTTINPIGHILHPNGAPTLKPSPVPRSIQTMPWEQRSLYNQ
- the LOC122785312 gene encoding zinc finger protein 646-like isoform X3; its protein translation is MYARTNTGSSHGDFQDRNGVNYVTSTESFAHCSQLFWKKDPNDSGPSSTINWCDQLPSSSAALTSSSLSSTSLSTSSLSMESRAPVSASTTAVDDMEDSDERPYVCDLCTCAYKHASSLLNHKLTHRTGDFKCDFCSKPYTNYMSLRNHMRIHGQKRYMCDLCGKAFRLARYLRNHQRIHDDGPNRFDCPSCCKSYRTMLELAQHRCTAAGSSQNRFNCPSCFKSYRTMLDLAQHRCSAVAKHQSGSRRSNFANNARRQQQQQRHNNANSMMQQQQQHSGHGQQDTLPSHCVSPMSQGGQGGSQPDPHQQGRPSSVSSQSSQQSMRNSSSNKHVSSSSAAPSSSYSLLQPLVPEPKHQEAFSLAPQRPLTTINPIGHILHPNGAPTLKPSPVPRSIQTMPWEQRSLYNQ
- the LOC122785312 gene encoding zinc finger protein 646-like isoform X2, translated to MYARTNTGSSHGDFQDRNGVNYVTSTESFAHCSQLFWKKDPNDSGPSSTINWCDQLPSSSAALTSSSLSSTSLSTSSLSMESRAPVSASTTAVDDMEDSDERPYVCDLCTCAYKHASSLLNHKLTHRTGDFKCDFCSKPYTNYMSLRNHMRIHGQKRYMCDLCGKAFRLARYLRNHQRIHDDGPNRFDCPSCCKSYRTMLELAQHRCTAAGSSQNRFNCPSCFKSYRTMLDLAQHRCSAVAKHQSGSRRSNFANNARRQQQQQRHNNANSMMQQQQQHSGHGQQDTLPSHCVSPMSQGGQGGSQPDPHQGRPSSVSSQSSQQSMRNSSSNKHVSSSSAAPSSSYSLLQPLVPEVKEMSSGYTRLSVNSMPKHQEAFSLAPQRPLTTINPIGHILHPNGAPTLKPSPVPRSIQTMPWEQRSLYNQ
- the LOC122785312 gene encoding zinc finger protein 646-like isoform X5, with the translated sequence MYARTNTGSSHGDFQDRNGVNYVTSTESFAHCSQLFWKKDPNDSGPSSTINWCDQLPSSSAALTSSSLSSTSLSTSSLSMESRAPVSASTTAVDDMEDSDERPYVCDLCTCAYKHASSLLNHKLTHRTGDFKCDFCSKPYTNYMSLRNHMRIHGQKRYMCDLCGKAFRLARYLRNHQRIHDDGPNRFDCPSCCKSYRTMLELAQHRCTAAGSSQSGSRRSNFANNARRQQQQQRHNNANSMMQQQQQHSGHGQQDTLPSHCVSPMSQGGQGGSQPDPHQQGRPSSVSSQSSQQSMRNSSSNKHVSSSSAAPSSSYSLLQPLVPEVKEMSSGYTRLSVNSMPKHQEAFSLAPQRPLTTINPIGHILHPNGAPTLKPSPVPRSIQTMPWEQRSLYNQ
- the LOC122785312 gene encoding zinc finger protein 646-like isoform X1; the encoded protein is MYARTNTGSSHGDFQDRNGVNYVTSTESFAHCSQLFWKKDPNDSGPSSTINWCDQLPSSSAALTSSSLSSTSLSTSSLSMESRAPVSASTTAVDDMEDSDERPYVCDLCTCAYKHASSLLNHKLTHRTGDFKCDFCSKPYTNYMSLRNHMRIHGQKRYMCDLCGKAFRLARYLRNHQRIHDDGPNRFDCPSCCKSYRTMLELAQHRCTAAGSSQNRFNCPSCFKSYRTMLDLAQHRCSAVAKHQSGSRRSNFANNARRQQQQQRHNNANSMMQQQQQHSGHGQQDTLPSHCVSPMSQGGQGGSQPDPHQQGRPSSVSSQSSQQSMRNSSSNKHVSSSSAAPSSSYSLLQPLVPEVKEMSSGYTRLSVNSMPKHQEAFSLAPQRPLTTINPIGHILHPNGAPTLKPSPVPRSIQTMPWEQRSLYNQ